In one Achromobacter spanius genomic region, the following are encoded:
- a CDS encoding MOSC domain-containing protein yields the protein MNPIVIAVALSATHTFSKPVVPSIMLLRGLGVDGDAHQGVTVKHRSRVRADPTQPNLRQVHLIQAELHDELQLAGFNVAEGTMGENITTRGIDLLALPRGARLRIGDDAVVEITGLRNPCVQLDQYQKGLTAAVLGRNPDGSLQRRAGVMGVVVEGGAVSAGDGIRIELPALPHLPLERV from the coding sequence CCGATCGTGATTGCCGTGGCGCTCAGCGCCACGCACACGTTCAGCAAGCCGGTGGTGCCGTCGATCATGTTGTTGCGTGGGCTGGGCGTTGATGGCGACGCGCATCAGGGGGTGACTGTCAAGCATCGCTCGCGCGTTCGCGCCGACCCCACGCAGCCGAACCTGCGCCAGGTGCATTTGATTCAGGCCGAGCTGCATGACGAGCTTCAACTGGCCGGTTTCAATGTGGCCGAAGGCACGATGGGCGAAAACATCACCACCCGGGGCATCGATCTGCTGGCCTTGCCGCGCGGCGCGCGCCTGCGCATCGGTGATGACGCGGTGGTCGAGATCACCGGGCTGCGCAATCCCTGCGTGCAGTTGGACCAGTATCAGAAAGGCTTGACGGCCGCCGTGCTGGGCCGCAACCCCGACGGCAGCCTGCAACGCCGCGCCGGCGTCATGGGGGTTGTGGTGGAGGGCGGGGCGGTCAGCGCCGGCGATGGCATCCGGATCGAGCTTCCCGCGCTGCCGCATTTGCCGCTGGAAAGGGTCTAG